ttgaGGCCTAGTCCTCCCTACctaaatcaaacaaatataatctaagctaaaagaaaaggaaagaaaaggaaagaagcaaAGCAAAACCAACAGTGGTCTGTTGACCAAAGTGGCAGGCATGGTTTATAGATGTAAGGAAAGCTGCTTCATAACGTATATTATTCATCATGATCTCTCACAGTCACATAATGGATGATTGTTATTCATGAATGGTACTATATGTTGATTATCACCACACTGCTCTCAGTTGAATTGTATCTTAGatttactaatttttataaGTAGTAAGTACTACGATTTACTTTTACTGATCTTCATGATATGCTACCATTGCCAGTTTTACTTAGTATGCATTAAGAAGGCAATAGTTTTTAATCCCCAAACTTAGCTAAGTAGTTGTTTTTACTTATCTTTTTTCTAATGCTTTTCAGTGCTAATTTTCCTCTCTTATTTCAAGAACCTTTATCGAGTGCAGGATCATCCTTTTCAACTAATACACATCATCAATATAAGCAAGTTTAAATGGTCCTTCCATTATTATGACCTTAAAGGGATATCTCTAAAATCTCACAGTACACTTATTTTAATTGCCatctttaattttgtattttattcatttatcaCAACATCTTCATCCCAGCTACACGATCCTGATGGATGCTTTTCTTGGTTGGTCAGTACTTTATCCAGTGTAGTTCTCTTTTTGGAATTTCACTTCTTTTTCATCTCTAGTGTGACAATATTATAGACTATGAGAACTCTAATTTAAGCTTTAGATGTAATGAATTAATCAAAGTTGTCCTTAACTACCCCCATCTACTAATCAGCTAGAATGTCATTATCTGAACTTTCAATTCATATGAAATATTAAATCTTAACTTACCCCATCCACTAATCACCAAATTCTGAGTGTCAGCATCTCAATTTGCATTAGATTTGAAATATTTGTTTTATCTTGTAATCGCTAGATTCCAAGGTTGCCTATTTAAAACTAACCACTGggaaattttagtttttgacaATGTTCTGTTTTATTCAAATGATTTTATTCAGGATGTAAACTGTTTCACTACTACATTCTAATCTTCTAATTGTTGTAATGTAGGTTGTGGGGGAACTGGTAACATCATGTGTTCAGAATGTGGTGGGCGAGGCTATCTTGGACCCAAATGATTTGTGTGGTTTTGCTTCTGttccttttcttcaattttgttgtAGCCTTTTCTGTTGTAATAATCTTTAATTATGCAATTTTATGACACATTCTAGTTATGTAGCCTGTgatgttattttatttggttcaaTAGTTGTTGACATGTGATAAATTTTCATGGTTGGTGATCTGTGATATATTTACAGAAATGTTTTATAACAATGTATCTGatactaatttttttcattaagggtatttttttcCCAAGATATTCGTCTCCTTGATATTACCAATTGGTTGGAGCTGCTTAATATGGACAAATGCCGAGTTTTACTGTTTCCCATTTCCTTCCCTGTACATGgcaaatgaaaagcaaaaatgCGTCACATATTATTTTGCCCTCTGAGAGACCAAAACTTAATGAAGTCTATTACATTGGAGATTTTATGGAAACCTTCATTTGTATCCTTTATTACATTGGAGTTTTTATCCTCTAGAGCTTTCAATCAGCTTTTATTCTGGTATTTGACTTCAGGAATCCAATATTTGCAAGATtacacaaaagaaaaggaatattTTCAAATCGCAAGattacacaaaagaaaaagaatattttcAAATCATTGTCACACTAAAAGCTTCATATGGTaccaatcaacaaaagaaaaaaaagatgtatTCTCAATCTGGTTATCCTTTACATGTCTATAGTTTCACTTGCCCAAAAAAAACTTGACTATAGTTGTTCAAGTAGCAACTTGTGAGTAACGGTTCCAGTTAGCTCCCAATCTGCTTTTATTCTCTATCTGGAATATTTTCAAATCATTGTCACTAAAACCTTCATATGGTacaaaacaaattaacaaaccacacaccataaaaaaaaatgcctatAGTTGCTCAAATAACAACTTTAACGGCTCCAATTAGCTCTCAAGTCCCATTGATTGTTAAACACGATATCTCTGAAGCTCTTGAATGCGATCTGGGATGGTCGAATCGAATTGAGGGTTCTGTGGGTTCTCTGCGTAAGCAATGTAGTAAGCTGAAACGCATGCTTGTGGCCAAGCCATAGCCACCCGACACtgaaacacacacaaacatcaagggaatttattttcttttgaggtTTTAATATTGCTGAAAAGCTATTCAATTTTCAATTACAGCTTAGTACTTACCATGAAATAGCCAACCAAGAAAGCATATATTGATACTTCAGTAGCTTGATTCTCGTGAATAGCAAGCGCCCATGTTCCACTTATTAGGCTACATATAGCACCCCCTGCCACCCCAAAGAGGAAACAGAATGACCCAGTTAGATCAGAGTCAATTAGCGTTTCCAATCCAGCCATCCCGAACATCCGCCAAGCATCAGTCGATGCCTGCACAAACCCCTTGTTATAGACCCCGACGTACACAAAACCCCACCGGTTCCCGTACGTTATAAGGGTTGAAGCAAGGCCTGCATAACAATCAGCACAAGAAAACAAGAACTCATCTCTATCCCCTGCTATCAACTTCAAGGCTCGAGCTGAGCCCCGAATAACCCCAAGAATTGGAACCAGGGTTGAGCCAATGCAAATGCTTCCCATACAGTACTTGATTGTGTCATGGAAAGCTGCACAAATGTCCATGTCAGCCCCACAGGCGAATTGCAAGAACTTCACGCGAGAAATTGTAACTATCAATGTGTTCTTGATGACATGCATAGTCCCGGCCAGGCTTAGCAAAATGACTGAAATTAACAAGGTATCTAAGCTGGTTCTGGAGGCAGTAACCCCTCCAATGCCAGACATCAAGAAACAAGAATAAAGAGTACTGATAAGGATTGATAGAATGACTAACACTACAGTTTTAGCAGGATAGAAAGCCATAGCTACTGATAAAATCTGTTGAGCATACTCGAATCGGGGATTGACCCAACAAGCATAGAGGGATAGAATGAGGGCAGAAACTACAGCAATCACACCAACCGCTAAAGCCCCAGCAGAGCCTATTAAAATGAGTAGAATGCCAGCTGCAAATGTTAGCAAAGGACTAAGCCAAAAGGCTGCCTTGAGGGCTGTCGAGTGGGTGTATCCAGTTAACCATTGCCATATGAAAGCAACAATTCCAGCAGATGCTGCTGAAGTGAGCAGCGGAGGAAACCATTTCCGGGGGTGGAAATGGTGCTTGTGAACATTAGAAAGGAGGCCATGGATTATCAGGAAGATTACCAAGATTGTGATTAGGATCAGATGTACATAGAAAAGAATTCCAAAGACCCTCCTGATGATCTGCCCTGCCGTCGTTTCAATTGAAGTTGTTGATTCTTGTATCTGCACCCACAACAAAATCAAGTTGAGATAAAACAAGAAAGTCAACTAATATATAATAAGGAAGATGGAATAAAGAAGAAAGGCGCGGCTTGTTGCAGTAGCCAAGGAACTAAAGCTAGAACAAGAAATGAAAAGGCATTGGAGGATtcagaagagaaaaacacaaacaagaaatggtttagagagagaaagagaaagtacCTTGATGGGATTTGTGGATGGAAGCTTATCTTCTCGAGTTTGTATGTAATTCCTCTGCATAGTTATGGAAGTATTATTAAGTCCTTCGAACTTGCAATGTGATATTTCAATATCTCCACTTTttaagtatttatttttattgaagaGTCTTGATATACTCCATTATTTTCTTGGTCTTCACGTTTTAGCAAAGTCTGCTGGAAATTTTTACAAACATCAGaaacttttattttgttatcaCTCGAAGACTAAAAAAATTGCTCAAAAGTCTCCTAAAGACTAAAACTAATCAATATTACAAACATCTGACCGAGTCCTACTCCCTCCCGTCTCTTTCAAACTTCTGTAGTTTTAATCTTTGGGACTGTGGTTTGGTTGTGCTGATGTGTCATGGTGACATGAAAGAAAGATCAATATGTTGTCCGTGATGATGATAACCGATGAATTTTGCGACATCCCTAGataatttatatcaattttacatataaaagagggtgtttatattatataaaaaaagttatatttgtttttgggggAAGAATGAAAGAGAGGGAGGAAAAAGTTTCTACTTTTGACTGCAACAATTCAAACCTGGGGATGGTGCAATAATTTGTACATAAAGATTGGGTTAGGTTACCAAGATGATTTATGGATGCTTGCATTGCATGTTGATTGTTGACCAAGAACTTGGTatcttttcctttaaaaaaaaaagaaaaaaagaactcGGGTATCTTTCTTTAATCATCAATTGCCAAGATTTTTAATAAGTGGTGTaactattaaatttatataaaagatgttcttaaaaaaaattttattttaaaggtctgtttggatacaacttattttttttttgaaaacttaaaactgaaaacactgtaataaaataatttttaaatgtgtgaatagtgccgtgtgacctatttttaatgaaaaagtggttGAAAGTGGGTGAACAGTACATAAACAGTACGaaacagtgcgtgaacagtaaccgcacACCGTGAATAGTAACTTCTGTCCCCCAGTTGAAACACGtgcagaggaaaaaaaagaaaaaaaaactgaaacgcATCCCTCCCAAAACGTAGACGCTATAATCTCTATCCAAACCGCACCTAAGtatcaaaaagttactttatctattttagcaCAACATTTAACAATTAACATTACATCTtacatctcattttttattttaacacgTCACCtattaaaataatctaaaacaATACCCACCATCTATTAAAAAaagtgttgaggtctaaaaaaaggtcataataaaataagcccaaaacagaagaacaagtcaagcccaaaaggaaaaattcaggCTAAGCCCAAAGCAATAGATACGAATGACCCATGGGGGAATAAAAGGAAGGCtcagaggatcctgaagcccagaaaagaaagaagcatccaaaaaagagaccacggcaaagtataaagaagcaaggatcctcaataagcgcagatcccttcaagcacaaataaaaaggaagactgagacagatcgatagaaagaagatagaagaagaaaaacaagaaataaaagcaaaaaacgcgagcg
The sequence above is drawn from the Quercus robur chromosome 7, dhQueRobu3.1, whole genome shotgun sequence genome and encodes:
- the LOC126693117 gene encoding protein PNS1-like — its product is MQRNYIQTREDKLPSTNPIKIQESTTSIETTAGQIIRRVFGILFYVHLILITILVIFLIIHGLLSNVHKHHFHPRKWFPPLLTSAASAGIVAFIWQWLTGYTHSTALKAAFWLSPLLTFAAGILLILIGSAGALAVGVIAVVSALILSLYACWVNPRFEYAQQILSVAMAFYPAKTVVLVILSILISTLYSCFLMSGIGGVTASRTSLDTLLISVILLSLAGTMHVIKNTLIVTISRVKFLQFACGADMDICAAFHDTIKYCMGSICIGSTLVPILGVIRGSARALKLIAGDRDEFLFSCADCYAGLASTLITYGNRWGFVYVGVYNKGFVQASTDAWRMFGMAGLETLIDSDLTGSFCFLFGVAGGAICSLISGTWALAIHENQATEVSIYAFLVGYFMCRVAMAWPQACVSAYYIAYAENPQNPQFDSTIPDRIQELQRYRV